One genomic region from Candidatus Endomicrobiellum trichonymphae encodes:
- the dcd gene encoding dCTP deaminase, giving the protein MVKNDKWIKKMAFEYKMIDPFEPRQIRCGKISFGTSSYGYDMRLSNEFMIMKVKNKDFVLDPKRTSGNLLESITVKDYIEILPNSVVLGKTIEYFRIPRNIVTIAFGKSTYARCGIFVNITPFEPEWNGYVTLSIANMTSVPAKVYANEGIAQVLFLGASEVCEVSYADRRGKYQTQKIITSAKI; this is encoded by the coding sequence GTGGTTAAAAATGATAAGTGGATAAAAAAGATGGCTTTTGAATATAAGATGATAGATCCGTTTGAGCCCCGACAGATCAGGTGTGGAAAAATTTCTTTTGGTACTTCTTCTTACGGATATGATATGCGTCTTTCAAACGAGTTTATGATTATGAAAGTCAAAAATAAAGATTTTGTTTTGGATCCTAAAAGAACAAGTGGTAATCTGCTTGAATCCATAACAGTTAAGGATTATATAGAGATCTTGCCGAATTCCGTGGTTTTAGGTAAGACAATAGAATATTTTAGAATTCCGAGAAATATTGTAACAATTGCATTCGGCAAATCGACTTATGCAAGATGTGGAATTTTTGTAAACATCACTCCGTTTGAGCCTGAATGGAATGGATATGTTACTCTTTCAATAGCAAATATGACATCGGTTCCGGCAAAAGTCTATGCAAATGAAGGAATAGCGCAGGTTTTATTTTTAGGGGCAAGTGAAGTTTGTGAGGTCTCTTATGCCGACAGAAGAGGAAAATATCAGACTCAGAAAATCATAACTTCTGCAAAAATTTGA
- a CDS encoding AAA family ATPase yields the protein MSEKLKPLQFNLDFFKKLGFFSKNRNLLQYLPTAGTVISAQKILLMPTFDAIPNIVNTSIKLQESQSRDKSLKEPYSASITSISYVLDECKMLLGNLLAERNEVRNKFCDNIQRGTNKDYELPKNNLDNVIKIWNSLIQHRILEVESGITFTLKMKTNLSVNYPAYQMSDGEKVALYLIAYVLQSPKDGFVIVDEPEMYLHKTILNKLWDILEDERKDCIFIYLTHDLGFATSRALAKKVWIKSFSVPDKWEIEYIKGNELPEELLMELLGSRKNILFCEGKKGGIDEQIYNILFPDFTIIPVESCFSVINYTKAFNKMSNLTTKAIGLIDSDHHGADRLEKLKSNDIFSFSMAEIENLFFDESFLKLLSEKLLVQDKNAVESIKSEVILQLEKEMELQISNYISMKINYYFTDSHLTKGNNLKEVEKNYVRFKKEIKICAWAEQRKAELEKIIKD from the coding sequence TTGTCAGAAAAATTAAAACCATTGCAATTTAATCTTGATTTCTTTAAAAAACTCGGGTTTTTTAGTAAAAACCGGAACTTATTGCAATATTTACCGACTGCCGGGACTGTTATTTCAGCTCAAAAAATTCTACTAATGCCTACTTTTGATGCAATTCCTAATATTGTTAATACTTCTATAAAATTACAAGAATCACAAAGCCGTGACAAGTCATTAAAAGAACCTTATTCTGCAAGTATTACATCTATAAGTTACGTTCTTGATGAATGTAAGATGCTGCTTGGCAATCTTCTTGCAGAAAGAAATGAGGTAAGAAATAAATTTTGCGATAATATCCAAAGAGGAACTAATAAAGATTATGAGCTACCTAAAAACAATTTAGATAATGTGATAAAAATATGGAATTCTCTAATCCAGCATAGAATTCTTGAAGTGGAGAGCGGTATTACTTTTACCTTGAAAATGAAAACAAATTTGAGCGTTAATTATCCAGCATATCAAATGAGTGATGGCGAAAAAGTAGCGCTTTATTTAATAGCCTATGTTTTACAGTCGCCCAAAGACGGTTTTGTTATTGTTGACGAGCCTGAAATGTATTTACATAAAACTATTCTGAATAAATTATGGGATATTTTAGAGGATGAAAGAAAAGATTGCATTTTTATTTACTTAACTCATGACTTAGGTTTTGCAACAAGCAGAGCATTAGCAAAAAAAGTTTGGATAAAGTCTTTTAGTGTTCCTGATAAATGGGAAATAGAATATATTAAGGGAAATGAACTGCCGGAAGAATTGCTGATGGAATTGCTTGGTAGTAGGAAAAATATTTTGTTTTGCGAAGGTAAAAAAGGTGGTATCGATGAACAAATATATAATATCTTGTTTCCTGATTTTACGATAATTCCTGTTGAAAGTTGCTTTTCTGTCATTAACTATACAAAAGCTTTTAATAAAATGTCTAATTTGACAACAAAAGCAATTGGATTAATTGATTCAGACCATCATGGAGCTGATAGATTAGAAAAGTTAAAATCGAATGATATATTTTCATTTTCAATGGCGGAAATTGAAAATCTTTTTTTTGACGAATCCTTTTTAAAGTTATTGTCGGAAAAATTATTGGTGCAGGATAAAAATGCTGTTGAAAGTATTAAAAGTGAAGTGATTCTACAGCTAGAAAAAGAAATGGAATTGCAAATATCCAATTATATATCAATGAAAATCAATTACTATTTCACAGATTCACATTTAACAAAAGGAAATAATTTAAAAGAAGTAGAAAAGAATTATGTCAGGTTTAAAAAAGAAATAAAAATTTGTGCTTGGGCTGAACAGAGGAAAGCCGAATTAGAAAAAATAATAAAGGATTAA